Below is a window of Oreochromis aureus strain Israel breed Guangdong linkage group 4, ZZ_aureus, whole genome shotgun sequence DNA.
agTATTGTGTCAATAAATtatcttttaaaatttttttgacTGTCATCTTTTTGCCCACGGCTGAGACGGTTGGTCAGACCTAGAATCTTAATGGGTGTGTTACAGTGGTTTACTGGACATTAAAATGCTCTCAGAATTTGCAAGTATTAGTACTGGTATCAGCAGTACTGGCCCTGTTCTTACTTGCTATCAGACCGGTGCGAAAATTTGCAGTATGGCACAGCACAGAGGCGCTGCTTATCATTAATAAATAAGACTTGCTGTGGCAGAATGAAGGTGAGGAGTTAATTTCATGACACATATCAGTGGTGCAGATTCAAAACACACTTAACCTGAAATGTTAGCAAGTTAAAGTTAAGAGAGCAAGAAAAAAGAGAGTGGACATGTCGTCAAAGTCAACAAAGCGATAAAGCCGAGGTAAGGTCTGTTTAGCCCCAATTCACTGATGATGATTTCATGCcccaaataaaatacatttattgatATGAACTGGttcacagtcatgttggaacaagAAGGGACCATCTCCAAACTGTTCCCACTAAGTTGGGGgtatgaaattgtccaaaatgttttGGTATGCTGAAGAGTTTCTCTCACTGGAACAAAGGGGCCGAGCCCAagtcctgaaaaacaaccccgCACCGTAATTCCCCTCCATCAAACTTGCAGTCAGACGAGTATCGTTCTCACAGCAACCgccaaacccagactcatcCATCAGATTGCCAGACTCAGAAGTGTGATTCGTTATTCCAGAGAACACgtctccactgctctagagtccagtggtggtgtgctttacaccactgcagCTGACACTTTGCGTTGtgcttggtgatgtaaggcttggatgcagctgctcagccatggaaacccattccatgaagctACACACGGTTTTTGACCTAATCTGAAGAAAATTGCAGAAATTTGGTGACTTTTTATATACCTGTGTCCATGGAAGTaactggaacacctgaattcaatgatttggattGGTGAATACTTTGGACTATATAGTGTATACGTACATCTCCAAAGCCAGAAGGATTTATGTACCTATATTGTTTTGTGTCATATGTGTCATGTCATTAGCAAGAATAGGATTGTCCCATTCAACCTTACCAACCTCATAATTATTAAGATCCAACATGTCTCAGAGGGTGCACAGTCTAATTTCCTACTAAAATGACATGTTTGGAAGAACTAGTTCCATCGGGTATCCTTCAGACAGGATTTTCATGCATTTATGAGagtatatttaaataaacacaaagtcagaacaaTCACAGGTCTGCAGTTAAACCTGAGGAggatatttttcagttttatttacacacggcacaaaatcacaacaacagtcacctcaagatgctttatattgtaagatataTAACACTACAATAATAGAACCCCCCCAACACTTAGACGACCTCCtttaagcaagcacttggcgacagtgggaaggaaaaaatctCCCccctaacaggaagaaacctccagcagaaccagggtcaGAGAGAAATTTGCATATCATCAACAAAATCAAGTggactgtaattttcttttttaaaaatcagaaacccaagacagaaatgaaaattGGCCACGTGCACATTCAGTCAGTCACATAATGTCAGCGCGTCCTCTGGTGGTTATCTGCCGGTACTGCAGGTTTTTCCTGCAACTCAGAATGTGCACGAAATCCAAGTCAGATTAAATAATTAGTCAGAAAGATAAAACAAGTATTTGGCACTGCAGTTGTATGTCTTCtccttttatttatgttttacttttattataGTGATAAGAATGTTACCGCAGCCATTTCAAGCACAGCAGCATTTATATTCAAAGGTAGTTTGCACTGTTCTCTCCTAGTTGCTCCTAGTCTCCTAGGCTTTTAAACAAAGACATGTCAATAACATACATTATCTGTACCATAAAAatgcacattaaaaacacaaaagtcaaACACATCAATGTATAGACACAGATGCAGCACAGGGCACAGAGTGCAATAATAATTCATTTAAAGTGAAACCGTCTGGGTCCAGTTTGAGTTCTGTTGGTGAGGAATTCTGCATGTTTATAAcccaaacagaaaacatttgctCAAATAAGGATTTCATGTCACAGCACCTTGGAGTTTCCAGTATGATGCTCTGGGCCTGGTTGAAACCAGAACTTTAACCCACAGGGTCCCCGAGCACCTGGGAGGAATGGTTATTATGCTGACGTTTGTATGGCAGTTTTAGATTAGCAATTGTAATTAAACAACATTGTTTAAACTTGTGTAATAATTTTTTAAGCACATTTATTGGTGCTACCCTATTGGCCTCTTATCAAGACTTTTAATTGCCTGTCTGCTTATCATGTAGATGCTACTCAAGAGATTACAAAGTAATTTGAATGTTTGGTAAAGAAGGAGGGAGCCTAGATCCTTAGAGCCTAGATCAGTCAGGTCAATCCAGGTTTATAGAGCCATTAATGACCTTTTGACATTAAAACCCAGAAAGGTGTTTCTCCAATGATTTACTTCATTTATAGCTGGAGCTTCAGTACTGACAACTATTTCCTGTTTCCTCATATTAGCCTCAAGGGGACTGAGTTTGTAGTTTACTATTTCAATTCTGTGTACTTGCATGTTCTGACTGTTTGATCCAGGTTTTTAACGTAGCTCCTTTAAGAGGCTCCTTCATGGTGCTAACCTGTTGGCACACCTGTTCTCCATAATCCATCAGTGAGCACAGCAGTTCATCCACGGAGCAGCAAAGATCTCTCTGGGATTCGAAACTGCTTCACAGCAGAGCTTCTATGAGTTGGTGGGCCTGAGATCCTTCAAAGGTAAACACTCAGTTTACGTTAGCTGGAGTTCTTTTGCATGTTTAGATTAGTTTACCTCTTGAATATTTGTAGCTCAGGTGTGCGTGCGTGTTGTCTTTGGAGAAAAGAGCTGCTACAAGCACAGAAAATCAGCTCACAGCTTTACTATGACTGCATGGTAGTCTCCTTGTTTGCCATCATGGTTAATGCCAGATCCTGAAGTTAATGAATGCTTTCTAAATAATAAGAGAAGTCAGAGGGATGTTGTAAAGAAGATAAGACATCTGTAACAGCAGTTGAAGTGGGCACCATGTTCACACTTGGGGATCTGTGGATTTCCTGAGTTAGAAATGAGAAAGACAGGTCAGTGTGATGGGAACTCTGGTGGGTTCAAAGACTGGAAACCACACAGTTCAGCTGTATACAGTACAGCAGCAGCTGCAATGGTTCAATGACAGACTTAACAAAGCAGATTGTGAGGTATCTTTTGTAACTGCCTTTACTAGTAACAGGTAATTGTCCTTACTAGTTTTTAATCCTGCATCTTGCAGGCATCTTGATTTAATCCAGAACATGCTAAATCTTTAATGTAAAATGTCTTTAATGTGCATTTCATTCTGGGACTAGGCTCAAGCCTTGTCTGTGAAACTGGCCCAATTAAAATCAGTTTCTCCACAGGTGTTGGGGAGGTGAAAAGAGTGCGACGGAAGAGCAGAGGAACGCTGTCGGCCATCTTAGTCCAGCTCAGCCACTAGAGAAGGAAAAAGATGGCTTATTTACAAATGGTGAGACAACATCCCTGCAGCAACACAGACTCCAATCCAACCCCCTGGGCAGCTCTGGAAAATGTAAAGGAGGACGTAAATTTGAGTTTTAACTGTGTTTTCACAGCTTTTCCAGCTTTTCCTACCAATAAAGAGCTCTACCACTGCGATTCAGACCACACCAACATGATTAAGTAATAGACAAACAGCATACTCAGCTCGCTCTTTGCACAGCACACAGGGTTACttgtaacaacaacaataacaaaaatttTTTAGTAGAACTTAACAAATTCTATGGAGGCACTAACACATCTGCACATGATTTAACTCAAACACTTATTAAGCTTGCTCCATGATAGCTGTGTCTTTGTTGCTATAGGGACAAAGGGACCTGGGCGGGGAatgctctcaggaggccgaggATGCTCGCCCAACAACAAGCGGAGATGAATCCTACACCTGTGATCAGTGTGAAAGGACTTTTGCTACCAAGAGTCGCCTCACGGTACACAAACGGATCCACGCAGACGTAAAACTGTATCGCTGTGACGAGTGCGGGACTTCTTTTTGTCGGAGCAGCAGCTTAAAAAGACATCGAGTCATCCACAGTGGGCTCAGACCATACACGTGTGAGCAGTGTGGGAAGACTTTCAATCAGATGAGCATCTTGGAAAGGCATCGACTCCTCCACAGTGGAATTAAACCACACACATGTGACGAGTGTGGGCTGGCTTTTACCTGGCTGCCAAGCTTGAGGAAACATCAGTTGTCCCACTCTGGGAGTAAGACACTTTCCTCTGACCTTTTGTGGACAGAGTTTTAGCCAGTCAGCTACactagaaaaacacacacacacacaaagatgatACTGTGACCAGTGTGGGGAAAGCATAAAACCAGTTTAGAGGCCATTTAAATCTTAAAGTGTGATTAAACCACTGCAAAGACATCCACACAGGAAAAAGGTTACGCAGCCACTGTATGCTTCTCAAAACTGTCTTTCTGCCAGACTCATTTTGGCTGTTGGACAGCTCCCCTAAAATTATGTGGCCTGCTACGatcattttttttgttccccTCCTTCAGGAAAGTCCCATTCTTTGCTCTTACATTGTGCTTCTGTAATATGTTCCATAGAGGAGCTCTGTTAAACACAGTTTATGACCtcattcacattttccaaagcttcTATGACACTGGATTGTCTCATGAAGTAACTTTAAACTAAGTCACTGCTGCGTGCTGCCAGTGGCTCTGTGAGAAGGTGACTACTAGATCACTAGTCAGTTCCTCAGCTGAAGCcctggttttttgtttttgtttcttggaGCTTCACATTATTatgttagggctggatcaggttaGCCCTTAACGATAAGCTTATATaaggaagaaaaaagtgaaaaggaaaaaagtgaaaagtttTAAGTTTGATCTTAGAAGTAGAGGGGATGTCTGTcttccaaatccaaactgggagctgattgcacaggggcctgaaaactgaaggctctgcctcccattctacttttaaatgatCTAggaagtaagcctgcagtctgagagcaaagtggtCTGTTGTGTTGCAATGTCTGTGTAGGCTCTCAGTCAACAAGGTCACTGTTGGTTTTGTAATGAAGGCAATTTGACTTCTTTGGTTTGTGAAGAtgcttcacctctcatccaagaggtgAAGTAAAGTGGGAGAGTACCAGGAATTTAGCCTCTTGTCTTAGACTCTGTCATCAGTGAAGCCACAGTATTCCCAGCATAACATGATTCAGACAATCCTAACttactttgtctttgttttagttGCAGACTGAAGCAGATGAATGCAGTTGTCACCCATCAGCGCTGTAGTAGCCACTGTTCTTTACCGGCTTCTTCACAGCGAGCGCACACTGAAGTACTGAAAAGAACCTGGAAGATGTTTCCCCTCAGAAGCTCATCAGAAGTCCACGGAGTCACCCACAGATTGGAAAAACCTTCAGATGGCGCTTCCTAGAACTcaatgtccttttttttttttttttttttttt
It encodes the following:
- the LOC116309425 gene encoding putative zinc finger protein 876, whose translation is MAYLQMGQRDLGGECSQEAEDARPTTSGDESYTCDQCERTFATKSRLTVHKRIHADVKLYRCDECGTSFCRSSSLKRHRVIHSGLRPYTCEQCGKTFNQMSILERHRLLHSGIKPHTCDECGLAFTWLPSLRKHQLSHSGIAD